The Thermodesulfobacteriota bacterium genome includes the window CCGAGAACATCGAGTTCCTGGTCCTCCACAACCCCACCCGGCTGGTCCTCGACGCCAAGGGCAAGGTCACCGGGGTGGAGCTCATCAAGATGGAGCTCGGCGAGCCGGATGCCTCGGGGCGCCGCAAGCCCGTGGAGGTGAAGGGCAGCGAGTTCGTGATCCCGGTGGACGCGGTCATTCCCGCCATCGGCCAGGCCATCGACCTCTCCTTCCTGCCCGCGGACGGCCCCGTGAAGGCCGACAAGTGGAAGCAGATCCAGGTGCAGGGCCTGAACAAGCTCGCCGGGGTCCACGACGGGGTGGGGATCTTCTCCGCCGGGGACTGCGTCTCGGGGCCTCTCACCCTCATCGCGGGGCTGGCCGGGGGCAAGGAGGCCGCCTTCCAGATCGACCGCTTCCTCCGGGAGGGCCGCACCGAGCCCCTGGAGGAGTGGGTGATGAACCAGTACGTGGAGAAGCTCAAGCCCTACGACGCCAAGGAAGACGTGGGGGTGCCCCCCACCACCGAGCCCGCGCGCATCCACCACGAGCCGGTGGCCGAGCGGGTGAAGGACTTCCGGGAGGCCGAGATCGGCTTCACCCACGAGGAAGCCATCGCCGACGCGAGCCGCTGCCTGCGCTGCTACCGGCTGCTGGCGGTAGCTGTTGGGGCGTGAGACGTGAAGCGTGAGACGTGAAGTGGGTGGCGGGGGTTCGAACCCATAGGTCCCGTGGCGTGCCGCGAGGGAGAACCACCCCCGGAGAGTCGAACCGCTGACCGCTGAGAGCCGAAAGCCAAGGGGTCCTGCATGATCAACCTGACGATCGACGGAAACGCGGTGAGCGTCCCCAAGGGGGCGACGATCCTGGAGGCGGCCCAGGCGGCGGGGATCCGCATCCCGACCCTGTGCTGGCTCAAGAAGCTCGCCCCCATCGGCTCGTGCCGCATGTGCGTGGTGGAGGTCGAGGGGTACCGCAAGCCCGTCACCGCCTGCGACACCGTGGCGGGCGAGGGGCTCGTGGTGCGCACCGACTCGGACGAGCTGCGGGAGATGCGCCGCGACGTCCTGAAGCTCTTGCTGGTGCGCCATCCCCTGGACTGCCCCGTGTGCGACAAGGGGGGCGAGTGCGACCTCCAGGACCTGACCTGGGAGTTCGGCATCGCCAAGCAGGACTTCACGGCGGAGAGCTTCCAGCGCCAGGTCCCCCGCTACGTCTCCCCCTTCATCCAGCAGTGGCCCGACCGCTGCGTGCTCTGCGCCCGGTGCGTCCACGCCTGCAAGGAGATCAAGGGCGTCGGGTGCATCCAGATCGTGGACAACGGGTTCCACTCCTACATCGGGCCGGTGCCCGGGGTGGAGTGCATCTCGTGCGGGGAGTGCCTCTCGGTGTGCCCCGTGGGGGCGCTCACCGACTCGGTGCTGCCCCGCAAGGCCCGCACCTGGCAGTCCCAGCGGGTGCGCACCACCTGCGGCTACTGCGGCGTGGGGTGTCAGCTCGAGCTCAACGCAAAGAACGACGAGCTTCTGCGGGTGACCACCACCGA containing:
- a CDS encoding dihydropyrimidine dehydrogenase subunit A, whose protein sequence is ENIEFLVLHNPTRLVLDAKGKVTGVELIKMELGEPDASGRRKPVEVKGSEFVIPVDAVIPAIGQAIDLSFLPADGPVKADKWKQIQVQGLNKLAGVHDGVGIFSAGDCVSGPLTLIAGLAGGKEAAFQIDRFLREGRTEPLEEWVMNQYVEKLKPYDAKEDVGVPPTTEPARIHHEPVAERVKDFREAEIGFTHEEAIADASRCLRCYRLLAVAVGA